Proteins found in one Primulina eburnea isolate SZY01 chromosome 16, ASM2296580v1, whole genome shotgun sequence genomic segment:
- the LOC140816548 gene encoding RNA polymerase sigma factor sigA, producing MATAAVVGLSTGKRLLSTYSYHHSDLPDKLTFIGSDQIGSNKNPINTKKSPIFISSGRPPSQPSIRALKEHLETASDPSTLEPSLFYEETSDDPPEYLVDAILLLQKSMLEKQWNLTAGATTTKTDLPKEIKQPHRKKMQFFCSGTSARRRRIDSRSKALGQKCHTNRKTFSSAISPDLLKNRLKGYGKGSVLNDELLTHQEVVLLSKKIKVGLFIEEHKCRLTARLGCEPSAEQLASSLKISRAHLQSKLIESSLAREKLAMSNIRLVMSIAQRYDNMGAEMADLIQGGLIGLLRGIEKFDSSKGFKISTYVYWWIRQGVSRTLVENSRTLRLPTHLHERLSLIRNAKAKLEEKGIAPSVDRIAETLQMSQKKVRNATEANSKVFSLDREAFPSLSGLPGDTLHSFIADNNVENNPWFGVEEWALKDEVYKLISSTLMERERDIIRLYYGLDGECLTWEDISKRIGLSRERVRQVGLVALEKLKHAARKRRLDAMLVKH from the exons ATGGCCACTGCTGCTGTTGTTGGACTCAGCACTGGTAAAAGGCTCCTCAGTACTTACAGTTACCACCACTCCGATCTTCCTGATAAGTTAACTTTTATCGGTTCAGATCAGATTGGTTCGAATAAGAATCCCATCAACACCAAAAAGTCGCCCATTTTCATTTCCAGTGGACGACCACCCTCTCAGCCTTCTATCCGAGCACTCAAGGAGCATTTGGAGACAGCCTCAGATCCGTCTACTCTAGAACCAAGCCTATTTTACGAGGAAACCTCTGATGATCCTCCTGAGTATTTAGTGGACGCCATTCTCTTATTGCAAAAGTCTATGCTTGAAAAGCAGTGGAATCTTACAGCTGGGGCGACAACCACGAAAACTGATCTACCGAAAGAAATCAAACAACCCCACCGCAAGAAAATGCAGTTCTTTTGTTCTGGGACATCTGCCAGACGCCGCAGAATAGACTCTAGGAGCAAAGCTTTAGGCCAGAAATGTCATACTAATAGAAAAACGTTTAGTTCCGCTATCAGTCCAGATCTGCTTAAGAATCGCTTGAAAGGATATGGAAAGGGTAGTGTTTTGAATGATGAATTGCTCACCCATCAAGAAGTCGTTCTACTTTCAAAAAAAATCAAAGTGGGTCTTTTTATAGAAGAGCACAAGTGCAG ATTGACAGCAAGATTGGGATGTGAGCCTTCAGCCGAGCAGCTAGCAAGTTCATTGAAGATTAGTCGTGCTCATTTACAGTCAAAATTGATTGAGAGTTCATTGGCAAGAGAGAAGCTAGCAATGAGCAATATCCGCCTTGTCATGTCTATTGCTCAAAGATATGATAATATGGGAGCTGAAATGGCTGACCTTATTcag GGGGGTCTGATTGGACTTCTCCGGGGTATTGAAAAATTTGATTCTTCTAAGGGATTTAAGATCTCAACTTATGTTTATTGGTGGATTCGACAG GGTGTTTCAAGAACTTTAGTTGAGAACTCAAGAACCCTGAGATTGCCCACACATTTACACGAAAGACTGAGTTTAATTCGAAATGCAAAAGCCAAACTTGAAGAGAAAGGAATTGCTCCATCAGTAGAT AGAATTGCTGAAACTCTTCAAATGTCTCAGAAAAAAGTCAGAAATGCCACTGAG GCGAACAGCAAGGTTTTCTCTCTTGACAGGGAAGCGTTCCCATCGTTAAGTGGTCTTCCTGGTGACACTCTTCATAGT TTCATTGCAGATAATAATGTTGAGAATAACCCATGGTTCGGAGTCGAGGAATGGGCCCTTAAG GATGAAGTATATAAGCTCATATCTTCGACGTTGATGGAGCGTGAGAGAGATATCATTAGGCTCTACTATGGCCTAGATGGCGAGTGTCTCACTTGGGAAGACATTAGCAAACG GATAGGGTTGTCCAGGGAGAGAGTGAGGCAAGTGGGGCTTGTTGCACTTGAGAAACTAAAACACGCTGCAAGAAAGAGGAGATTAGATGCCATGTTAGTCAAACATTGA